A stretch of Rhododendron vialii isolate Sample 1 chromosome 4a, ASM3025357v1 DNA encodes these proteins:
- the LOC131322171 gene encoding uncharacterized protein LOC131322171 → MSGDIAHRRVHTNGIWIHFAEKGKCKEGPLVLLIHGFPQLWSSWKFQMDRLVETGYRVVAPDMRGYGDSDCPPDPASYTVFHLVGDLIGLLDNLGEKQAFVVGHDWGAQVAWYLCLFRPDRVKALVNMGVPYRPQSPVKPVDFMTKIYGEGFYVSQFQEPGRAERSFSKYDCLTILKKFLLIDSPDLLAAPPGTEIIDFLETPSSLPAWITEEELKTCAAKFEKTGFTGALNYYRAMNLNWELLGPWRGAKITVPTKFIVGNKDAGFESFGTKTYIEGEEYKSHVPNMEVVVIDGHHFIHQERAQLVSNEILSFFNNHPDQV, encoded by the exons ATGAGTGGGGATATCGCACACAGAAGAGTCCACACGAATGGGATATGGATCCATTTCGCAGAGAAAGGGAAGTGCAAAGAAGGCCCTCTCGTTCTCCTCATTCATGGCTTCCCTCAGCTCTGGTCCTCCTGGAAGTTCCAGATGGACCGTCTCGTGGAAACAGGTTATCGGGTCGTTGCGCCCGACATGCGGGGCTACGGGGACTCGGATTGCCCCCCTGACCCCGCGTCCTATACCGTTTTTCATCTGGTCGGAGACTTGATTGGCCTTCTTGACAACCTTGGAGAAAAACAG GCATTTGTGGTAGGGCATGACTGGGGAGCTCAAGTTGCATGGTACCTTTGCCTCTTCAGGCCAGACAGAGTCAAAGCACTAGTTAACATGGGGGTTCCTTACAGACCTCAGTCCCCTGTCAAACCAGTTGATTTCATGACCAAAATATATGGAGAAGGATTCTACGTTTCTCAATTTCAG GAACCGGGAAGGGCAGAAAGGTCATTTTCCAAGTACGACTGCCTGACGATACTTAAAAAGTTTCTGCTCATCGACAGTCCTGATCTTCTTGCTGCTCCTCCGGGTACTGAGATCATAGATTTTCTCGAAACACCGTCTTCTTTACCGGCCTGGATCACAGAGGAAGAACTTAAAACCTGCGCTGCCAAATTCGAAAAAACAGGATTCACAGGGGCCTTGAACTACTACCGTGCTATGAACTT GAATTGGGAGCTTCTTGGACCATGGCGTGGAGCGAAGATTACCGTTCCTACGAAATTCATAGTTGGAAACAAGGATGCAGGGTTTGAATCGTTTGGGACAAAGACTTACATAGAGGGAGAAGAATACAAGAGCCATGTACCTAACATGGAGGTGGTCGTTATCGATGGGCATCACTTCATCCACCAGGAGAGAGCTCAACTTGTCAGCAATGAAATCCTATCCTTCTTCAATAATCACCCTGATCAGGTGTAG